In Oryza sativa Japonica Group chromosome 3, ASM3414082v1, one DNA window encodes the following:
- the LOC4332129 gene encoding coatomer subunit gamma-1 translates to MPRSLAGDLTDPEMAQPYMKKDDDDEDVEYSPFYGIEKGAVLQEARAFHDPQLDARKCSQVITKLLYLLNQGETFTKVEATEVFFAVTKLFQSKDAGLRRLVYLMIKELSPSSDEVIIVTSSLMKDMNSKTDMYRANAIRVLCRIIDGTLLTQIERYLKQAIVDKNPVVASAALVSGIHLLQANPEIVKRWSNEVQEAVQSRFALVQFHGLALLHQIRQNDRLAISKMVSGLTRGSVRSPLAQCLLIRYTSQVIRESSMNTQTSDRPFFDYLESCLRHKSEMVILEAARKIAEMDVTSRELAPAITVLQLFLSSSKPVLRFAAVRTLNKVAMTRPLAVTNCNVDLESLMSDQNRSIATLAITTLLKTGNESSVDRLMKQITNFMSDIADEFKIVVVEAIRSLCLKFPLKYRSMMNFLSNSLREEGGFEYKKAIVDSIVTLISEIPDAKEIGLLYLCEFIEDCEFTYLSSQILHLLGNEGPRTSDPSRYIRYIYNRVILENATVRASAVSTLAKFGALVDALKPRIFVLLRRCLFDTDDEVRDRATLYLQTLDGEVAVGSTEKDVKEFLFGSFDVPLANLEASLKTYEPSEEPFDISLVSREVKSQPLQEKKAPGKKPPAGAPAPAPVPAVDAYQKILSSIPEFSGFGRLFKSSEPVELTEAETEYAINVVKHIYSSHVVLQYNCTNTIPEQLLENVTVYVDATDAEEFSEVCSKPLRSLPYDSPGQIFVAFEKPEHVPATGKFSNVLKFIVKEVDTSTGEVDEDGVEDEYQIEDLEIVSADYMLRVAVSNFRNAWENMDPESERVDEYGLGVRESLAEAVSAVISILGMQPCEGTEVVPKNARSHTCLLSGVFIGDAKVLVRLSFGLSGPKEVAMKLAVRSDDPEVSDKIHEIVASG, encoded by the exons ATGCCTCGCtccctcgccggcgacctcaCCGATCCGGAGATGGCGCAGCCGTACATGAAGaaggatgacgacgacgaggacg TTGAGTACTCGCCATTTTATGGGATTGAGAAGGGAGCCGTTCTGCAGGAGGCAAGGGCTTTCCATGATCCGCAGCTTGATGCCAGGAAGTGCTCGCAA GTCATCACTAAGCTATTGTATTTACTCAACCAAGGGGAGACATTCACAAAG GTTGAGGCCACAGAAGTTTTCTTTGCAGTAACAAAGCTGTTCCAGTCCAAGGATGCTGGTCTTAGGCGGCTGGTGTATTTAATGATCAAAGAGCTTTCACCATCATCAGATGAG GTTATCATAGTCACAAGCTCATTAATGAAAGATATGAACAGCAAGACGGATATGTACCGTGCCAATGCTATCAGAGTTCTGTGTAGAATAATTGATGGCACCCTCCTTACTCAAATTGAGAGATATTTGAAACAAGCTATAGTTGATAAGAATCCTGTGGTTGCTAGTGCTGCTCTTGTTAGTGGCATCCATCTGCTTCAG GCAAATCCAGAAATCGTGAAAAGATGGAGCAACGAAGTGCAGGAAGCTGTTCAATCAAGATTTGCACTTGTGCAATTTCATGGCCTAGCTCTTCTTCACCAG ATCAGACAGAATGATCGTTTAGCTATTAGCAAGATGGTTTCTGGCTTGACTAGGGGGTCTGTCCGCTCACCTCTTGCACAATGTCTTCTGATTCGTTACACGAGCCAG GTAATACGCGAGTCAAGCATGAACACACAAACCAGTGATCGCCCATTTTTTGATTATCTGGAATCATGTTTGAGACATAAATCAGAAATGGTGATTCTAGAGGCTGCACGGAAAATAGCAGAGATGGATGTGACAAGTCGTGAATTAGCACCAGCGATTACTGTGTTACAGTTATTTTTGAGTTCATCCAAACCTGTCCTTCGATTTGCTGCTGTCCGGACACTCAACAAG GTTGCTATGACACGCCCTTTGGCAGTGACAAACTGCAATGTGGACTTGGAAAGTCTGATGTCGGACCAGAATAGGAGTATAGCAACCCTGGCAATCACTACACTTCTTAAAACAGGCAATGAATCTAGCGTAGACCGCCTCATGAAACAAATTACCAATTTCATGTCAGACATAGCAGATGAATTCAAGATAGTTGTTGTTGAAGCTATACGATCTCTATGCCTTAAGTTTCCCCTGAAGTATCGTTCAAT gATGAACTTCTTGAGTAACAGTTTGAGAGAAGAAGGGGGCTTTGAGTACAAAAAGGCCATCGTTGATTCCATAGTAACTCTTATCAGTGAGATACCAGATGCTAAAGAAATTGGTCTTTTGTATCTCTGTGAGTTCATTGAAGACTGTGAGTTCACCTATCTTTCCAGTCAG ATATTGCATCTTTTGGGAAATGAAGGACCAAGGACATCAGATCCAAGCAGATATATACGCTACATCTACAACCGTGTGATACTGGAAAATGCCACTGTCCGTGCTAGTGCTGTCAGTACATTGGCAAAGTTTGGTGCCTTAGTTGATGCCTTGAAG cctAGGATCTTTGTTCTTTTGCGTCGTTGCCTGTTTGACACCGATGATGAG GTTCGTGACCGTGCTACACTTTATCTCCAAACTCTTGATGGTGAAGTTGCTGTTGGTAGCACTGAGAAGGATGTTAAGGAGTTCCTATTTGGATCATTTGATGTGCCACTTGCCAACTTGGAAGCAAGTCTTAAAACCTAT GAACCCTCTGAGGAGCCTTTTGATATTTCTTTGGTGTCGAGAGAAGTCAAATCACAACCACTTCAAGAGAAAAAGGCCCCAGGAAAGAAGCCACCTGCTggtgctcctgctcctgcaccTGTTCCAGCTGTTGATGCTTATCAGAAGATTCTCTCGTCCATTCCTGAGTTCTCCGGGTTTGGAAGGCTCTTCAAG tCCTCAGAACCTGTGGAGCTGACAGAGGCGGAGACTGAATATGCGATTAATGTGGTTAAGCACATATACAGTAGCCATGTTGTGTTGCAGTACAACTGTACAAACACTATACCCGAACAACTGCTAGAAAAT GTGACTGTTTATGTTGATGCCACTGATGCTGAGGAATTTTCAGAAGTTTGTTCAAAGCCACTTAGAAGTTTGCCTTATGATTCACCTGGGCAAATTTTTGTTGCTTTTGAAAAGCCAGAACATGTTCCTGCTACTGGGAAATTTTCAAATGTGCTGAAGTTTATTGTTAAAGAG GTTGACACATCTACAGGGGAAGTTGATGAGGATGGTGTGGAGGATGAATACCAGATCGAAGACCTGGAAATTGTTTCGGCTGATTACATGCTGAGGGTTGCAGTCTCCAACTTCAGGAATGCCTGGGAAAATATGGACCCAGAAAGTGAGCGTGTCGATGAGTATGGACTTGGTGTTAGAGAGAGCTTGGCTGAGGCTGTGAGTGCTGTCATTAGTATCCTTGGTATGCAGCCTTGTGAG GGCACTGAGGTTGTACCAAAGAATGCAAGATCGCACACTTGCCTGCTGTCTGGTGTGTTCATCGGCGACGCCAAGGTTCTTGTCAGGCTATCGTTTGGACTGAGCGGGCCCAAGGAAGTGGCGATGAAGCTTGCCGTCAGGTCAGATGATCCCGAAGTCAGTGACAAGATCCACGAGATTGTTGCCAGCGGCTAA